AAGTATTAGTCTAGTGGCGATTAAATATTTTGAGAGTCGAGTCGAGGACAGGAGTGATCATTCACTTTATGGCAAGAAGCTCATCTATAGCGGACTTATTGGTATTTATTTTATCAGTCTGGCCTATGATTTAGTTGATGCCGCTATTGAAAAGAGAAACTTCATCAGTGAGTCTATTCCCTATGAATATCAAAAAATGGGCATTGATAACCATAATTTAAACAATAAAAAGATCTTAGTATTGGCCAGTGGCAAGTGGAATACCGATAATGCCGGTAATTTGTACCTCTACACCCCCAATACTCATCTCTATAAGGGCAATCCAGACGTGGTTAAAAATTATGACCAGATCCTGGTTTTAGATAATAAGAAAGCGACCCAGACCTGGGTCAAGGAATTGACTGGTCAACAATTAGCTCCGGGTTTCTACGACGTGAAGGATGTTTTCAATGAAAAACTTATTCAAAAATAGGTCTAAAATATTATTAAGACCATGTTGACAAGTGATTGCTGATTGATTGATATGCTATAATTAATCCTATAAAGATCCATTATATAAAGGAGTCAAGTGATGAATATATTAGCTGTTATACCAGCACGTGGAGGCTCTAAAGGAATTCCACGCAAGAACGTGAGAATACTTAATGGGCATCCGTTAATCGCTTATGCCATTATGAATGCTCAAAATAGCCAATATCAGATGGATGTCTGTGTCTCAACGGATGATGAAGAAATCGCCCGCGTTGCTGAAACTTACCAAGCTGAAGTGGTATGGCGAGGAGAAAATTTATCAAGTGATGCAGTCACCTTAGACCCAGTAATTTATGATGCTTATCAGAAGATGGAGGCTAAGAAGGGGGTTCAATATGACCTAATTATTACCCTGCAAGCGACTTCACCGCTCTTACAAACCCAAACCCTGGACCAAGCCATTGGAAAATTGATCAATGATCCAGCTATCGACACTTTGATCAGTGTGGTTAACCACCCGCATTTATCTTGGACAGAGGATGATTCAGGCAAGATTATTCCTAATTACAAGGAGCGACTCAATCGCCAATATTTACCAGCTAACTATTCTGAAACTGGCGCTTTCCTGATTACTCGTGACCATGCCATAGAAGAAAATTCAAGGATAGGCCAACACTTAGCTGTTTTTCAGGTTCCCGAAGCGGAGTCGACCGATATCGATACGGCTCAGGATTGGTGGGTGGTTGAAAATGAACTGAATAAGAAAAATATTCTTATTCGTGTAGAGGGTTATGCCGAAATTGGTTTAGGACATGTGTATCGTGGGTTAGCCCTAGCTTACGGCTTGATCCATCATAAGGTCCACTTTGTGACTAGTCAGCAATCGAATCTGGCCCAGGAAAAATTAAAGGCCAGTCATTTTCCCTACACGGTTATCGATTCTGAAGATGAAATTCTTGATGTAATCGACGACTATGATGCTGACATTTTAATTAATGATATTTTAGATACGTCGATTGACTATATGCAAATGCTCAAAGAGCGTGAGTTGCGCCTTATCAATTTTGAAGATATTGGCCCAGGAGCTGACCTCGCGGATGCAGTCATTAACGACCTCTATGCTCCTCAGAAAAAAGGTAGCCAATATTATTGGGGAAGCCTTTATTATATCATTCGGGATGAATTCTTAATTAATTCTCCTAGTGATTTCCATGAAGAAGTTAATAATATTTTTGTTATTTTTGGTGGGGTGGATCCTAATAACCTAACTCAAAAAGTATTGGAGGCTATTCCCTTTGTCGAAAATGCCAAAGACATTCAATTTACCATTGTTGTTGGCCCTGGCTATCCTTACTTTGAACAAGTGAAGGACCAGGCAGAAAGTATGCCATATGCTATTGATGTGATTCAAAATGTCAAAGTCATGTCTGATTATATGAATAAATCGGACATCGCTGTTTCTTCCCAAGGACGAACCATGTTAGAGTTAGCGGCTATGGGAGTACCAACGATTCTCTTGGCTCAAAATGAGCGGGAATTGACCCATGAATTTGGTTATCTATCCAATGGCTTTATGAACTTAGGGTTAGGCCAGGCCATTGACAGCCAATCCATTGGGCGCACTTTGAATTGGTTGATTGAAACACCACAAATCCGTCAACAAATGCACCAACAAATGTTAGCCAATGATTTACGCCATGGTTTAGATCGTGTATTAAAAATTATTTTAGAGTAAGGAGATTAAAATGGGGATTCATGAAGTATTAAAAGAACAGGGTTATTATGTCATCGGAGAAATCGGAGTCAATTATTATGATATTGCCAAAGAAAACGGCACGACTCCCATGGAAGCCGCAAAGTTAATGATTGATAAGGCCAAAGAATCCGGCATGGATGCCGTCAAGTTCCAAACCTATAAGGCCGAAACTATTGCCTCCAAATTCTCGCCTTCCTATTGGGATACCAG
The nucleotide sequence above comes from Aerococcus urinae. Encoded proteins:
- a CDS encoding cytidylyltransferase domain-containing protein — its product is MNILAVIPARGGSKGIPRKNVRILNGHPLIAYAIMNAQNSQYQMDVCVSTDDEEIARVAETYQAEVVWRGENLSSDAVTLDPVIYDAYQKMEAKKGVQYDLIITLQATSPLLQTQTLDQAIGKLINDPAIDTLISVVNHPHLSWTEDDSGKIIPNYKERLNRQYLPANYSETGAFLITRDHAIEENSRIGQHLAVFQVPEAESTDIDTAQDWWVVENELNKKNILIRVEGYAEIGLGHVYRGLALAYGLIHHKVHFVTSQQSNLAQEKLKASHFPYTVIDSEDEILDVIDDYDADILINDILDTSIDYMQMLKERELRLINFEDIGPGADLADAVINDLYAPQKKGSQYYWGSLYYIIRDEFLINSPSDFHEEVNNIFVIFGGVDPNNLTQKVLEAIPFVENAKDIQFTIVVGPGYPYFEQVKDQAESMPYAIDVIQNVKVMSDYMNKSDIAVSSQGRTMLELAAMGVPTILLAQNERELTHEFGYLSNGFMNLGLGQAIDSQSIGRTLNWLIETPQIRQQMHQQMLANDLRHGLDRVLKIILE